Part of the Candidatus Tanganyikabacteria bacterium genome, TGGGGGGTAATCCAGTGGGATTGCTGGGTCGGGTCTTTGGTTTCGGCCAGAATCGCTGTGGCGGGGGCCTCCTGGCGCGGAGATCCTGCGGCCAGGCCGGTAACTGCGCCACGCAGCGGCCGCGCCTGTTCGGGGATCGGAGCCAGGTCGGCGGGAACCGCGGCTGCCGCTCGTGCCTGGGTCTGGGCCAGGATGGCGGCCAGGCTGGCGCCTACGCCGCCCCCGCGGCCAACGGGTACGGCGCCCCGGCGGCCGCAGGCCAGGCCGCCGAGGCCGCTCCGGCCGGCGGCGCGCCCGACGATGCCAACGAGCGAGCCCTCTTCGAGTTGATCAACCGGACACGGCAGCAACTCGGGCTCAATCCCCTGGCGTACGACGCGACCCTCGCGCCGACCGCCCGGCGCAGCGCCCAGGCCCGCCGCCACACCGGCGCGCCCGAGATCATCGCCTGGGGCCAGGGATCGCCCGAGCAGGCCCTCCAGACCTGGCGCAACAGTCCGCCGCACTGGAATATCCTGACCTCGCCGAACCTGACCGCCATGGGGCCAGGTTGGGTCGGCGACGCCGCCGGCGTCATGTTCCGCTAGGCGCGGGGATCGAGAGGAATCATGCCAGTTCAAGGAGCGATTGCCGCCCCGGTCGCCGTGCCGGCGGCCGGACCCGCCCTAGCGGCCGTACCGGCCGCCCCGGC contains:
- a CDS encoding CAP domain-containing protein, whose translation is MGGNPVGLLGRVFGFGQNRCGGGLLARRSCGQAGNCATQRPRLFGDRSQVGGNRGCRSCLGLGQDGGQAGAYAAPAANGYGAPAAAGQAAEAAPAGGAPDDANERALFELINRTRQQLGLNPLAYDATLAPTARRSAQARRHTGAPEIIAWGQGSPEQALQTWRNSPPHWNILTSPNLTAMGPGWVGDAAGVMFR